The following are encoded together in the Patescibacteria group bacterium genome:
- a CDS encoding DEAD/DEAH box helicase: MNYKSFNSNGFSKREESPKKSSESTPKPFSSGNSFANRNTQHSSFGGQRRTFGNRAKGKRRGENIDIMKFVQKSVVSSEIKIVEIKHSFSDFKFCKDIENNLKRKNYITPTPIQDQTIELIINGSDIVGLANTGTGKTGAFLLPLIDKVFQNRNEKVLIIAPTRELAVQIENEFREFSNGMRIFSAICVGGAPLYKQIESLKRNPNFVIGTPGRIKDLSKRNLIKFETFTNVVLDEVDRMLDMGFVDEIKEILNTLPEKRQSLFFSATIPTKIKELINTFMKNPITIETTTGETASNVEQDIVRSSRDKGLKFEKLQEILKQDEFVKVLIFIETKIEVERLTQNLISKGFRADSIHGDKRQGQRQRALTQFKNSYVDVLVATDVAARGLDIKDISHVINYTIPQTYNDYIHRIGRTGRGTSKGKALTFVESVM, encoded by the coding sequence ATGAACTACAAATCATTTAATTCAAATGGTTTTTCTAAACGTGAGGAAAGCCCTAAAAAATCAAGCGAAAGTACTCCAAAACCATTTAGTTCTGGTAATTCTTTTGCAAATAGAAATACTCAACACTCCTCTTTTGGCGGACAAAGAAGAACTTTTGGAAACCGTGCAAAAGGCAAAAGACGTGGAGAAAATATTGACATTATGAAATTTGTTCAAAAATCTGTTGTATCTTCTGAAATAAAAATAGTGGAAATAAAACATTCCTTTTCTGATTTCAAATTTTGTAAAGACATAGAAAATAATTTGAAAAGAAAAAATTATATTACTCCAACCCCTATTCAAGATCAAACAATAGAACTTATTATAAATGGATCTGATATTGTAGGACTTGCAAATACTGGTACAGGAAAAACTGGGGCATTTTTGCTTCCACTTATAGACAAAGTTTTTCAAAACAGAAATGAAAAAGTTTTGATAATTGCTCCTACAAGAGAATTAGCTGTTCAGATTGAAAATGAATTTAGAGAATTTTCAAATGGTATGAGAATATTTTCTGCAATTTGTGTTGGTGGAGCTCCGCTATACAAACAAATTGAAAGTTTGAAAAGAAATCCAAACTTCGTAATTGGAACCCCAGGAAGAATAAAAGATCTTAGCAAAAGAAATTTGATAAAATTTGAAACATTTACAAATGTTGTCCTTGACGAAGTCGACCGTATGCTTGATATGGGTTTTGTAGATGAAATAAAAGAAATATTAAATACTTTACCAGAAAAAAGACAATCTTTATTTTTCTCAGCTACAATTCCTACAAAAATAAAAGAGCTTATAAACACTTTTATGAAAAATCCTATAACCATTGAAACTACAACTGGCGAAACAGCCTCAAATGTTGAGCAAGACATTGTAAGATCTAGTCGCGATAAAGGTTTGAAATTTGAAAAACTTCAAGAAATATTAAAACAAGATGAATTTGTAAAAGTTTTGATATTTATTGAAACAAAAATAGAAGTTGAAAGATTGACTCAAAATTTGATTTCAAAAGGATTTCGTGCTGATTCAATTCATGGAGATAAAAGACAAGGTCAAAGACAACGTGCTCTTACGCAATTCAAAAATAGTTATGTTGATGTTTTGGTTGCAACTGATGTTGCAGCTCGTGGTCTTGATATAAAAGATATTTCTCACGTTATAAATTACACAATTCCACAAACCTACAATGATTATATTCATAGAATTGGAAGAACTGGCCGTGGCACAAGTAAAGGCAAAGCTCTTACATTTGTAGAATCTGTAATGTAA
- the amrB gene encoding AmmeMemoRadiSam system protein B encodes MSKIKKIIFILLTLFVVQTGLIFILSKNVSSIDLTKTFKNIDNFDLEKHYSYFMNKDFFDEAYNNAKDQTKNPETKVYGGIIPHHLIVKDKIASFFEGIKNENYKTIILVGPNHFDNGKNNIIASNAMWITPYGNIEPDSKLIKKLNLEISESPFDSEHSISGLVSFIKYSFPNTKIVPIIVKLGTTEEELTQLATTITNSVNIDEVLFISSIDFSHYQSSNTANFHDTRSNSIISSFDFDRIYQMEIDSPPSAYLLLKYLELNKLQKSELLFSTDSGTLIGKKYVETTSHNIFYFMRGEKLNNNVLNFLFFGDVMLDRNVKTKIKNSDLDYILKDFSGGEENRFFKGLDFVSLNLEGAVTDNGNHYSPTVAYDFAFDPNLVNKLHDYNFNFFNISNNHITDQGRIGLEETYKNLDKLNFNYSGCPDKEATNCSKIINIGNCKIGTAGFSMVYGTFDSAKAIEEIKNLKSNSDIVIVNVHWGTEYTHINSALQQQIAHSFIDNGADMIIGHHPHVVQGMEIYKNKPIFYSLGNFIFDQYFSYDTQEGLSVGISIDLKNLDDYKIYLFPFISNANKLRHMNESEINKFFDKFIDWSDLENKYKEQINI; translated from the coding sequence ATGTCAAAAATAAAAAAAATTATTTTTATATTATTAACCCTGTTTGTTGTACAAACAGGGTTAATATTTATATTATCTAAAAATGTAAGTAGTATTGATTTGACTAAAACTTTTAAAAATATAGATAATTTTGATTTGGAAAAACATTATTCGTATTTTATGAATAAGGATTTTTTTGATGAAGCTTATAACAATGCAAAAGATCAAACAAAAAATCCTGAAACTAAGGTTTATGGTGGAATTATTCCACATCACTTAATAGTAAAAGATAAAATTGCAAGTTTTTTTGAAGGAATAAAAAATGAAAATTACAAAACTATTATTCTTGTTGGACCGAATCATTTTGATAATGGAAAAAATAATATTATAGCTTCGAATGCTATGTGGATTACTCCTTATGGAAATATAGAACCAGACTCAAAACTAATAAAAAAATTGAATTTGGAAATAAGTGAGAGTCCATTTGATAGTGAACATTCTATTTCAGGACTTGTATCATTCATAAAATATTCTTTTCCAAATACAAAAATAGTCCCAATAATAGTAAAATTAGGTACAACTGAAGAAGAACTAACGCAACTAGCCACAACTATCACAAATAGCGTAAACATAGATGAAGTGCTGTTTATATCCAGTATTGACTTTTCGCATTACCAGAGCTCAAATACAGCCAATTTTCACGATACTAGAAGCAATTCTATAATAAGTAGCTTTGATTTTGATAGAATTTATCAAATGGAAATAGATTCACCACCATCAGCATATTTGCTTTTGAAATATTTGGAATTAAACAAATTACAAAAATCAGAATTATTATTTTCTACAGATTCAGGAACTTTGATAGGAAAAAAATATGTAGAGACTACAAGTCATAATATTTTTTATTTTATGCGTGGTGAAAAATTAAATAACAATGTTTTAAACTTTTTGTTTTTTGGAGATGTGATGCTTGATAGAAATGTAAAAACAAAAATAAAAAATTCTGATTTAGATTATATATTAAAAGATTTTTCTGGTGGTGAAGAAAATAGATTTTTTAAAGGATTGGATTTTGTATCTTTGAATTTGGAAGGCGCTGTTACTGATAACGGAAATCATTATAGTCCTACAGTTGCATATGATTTTGCATTTGATCCAAATTTGGTAAACAAATTGCATGATTATAATTTCAATTTTTTTAATATTTCAAATAATCACATTACAGATCAAGGTAGAATTGGACTCGAAGAAACTTACAAAAATTTAGATAAGTTGAATTTCAATTATTCTGGTTGTCCTGACAAAGAAGCTACAAATTGTTCAAAAATTATAAATATAGGAAATTGCAAAATAGGAACAGCTGGTTTTAGTATGGTGTATGGAACATTTGATAGTGCAAAAGCAATTGAGGAAATAAAAAATCTAAAAAGTAATTCTGATATTGTAATAGTAAATGTACATTGGGGTACAGAATATACTCATATAAATAGTGCGTTGCAACAACAGATTGCACATTCTTTTATTGACAATGGTGCAGATATGATAATTGGTCATCATCCACATGTAGTACAGGGCATGGAAATATACAAAAATAAACCAATATTTTATTCACTTGGAAATTTTATATTTGATCAATATTTTTCATACGACACTCAAGAGGGATTATCAGTTGGAATTTCAATAGATTTAAAAAACCTTGATGATTATAAAATATATTTGTTTCCATTTATTTCAAATGCAAATAAATTAAGACATATGAATGAATCTGAAATAAATAAATTTTTTGATAAATTTATTGATTGGTCAGATTTGGAAAATAAATATAAGGAACAAATTAATATATAA
- the dnaX gene encoding DNA polymerase III subunit gamma/tau, with translation MSKTLYRKYRPNTFSEVIGQEHIKITLENEILNDKISHAYLFSGPRGIGKTTIARILAKSVNCTNRKDFEPCNECENCISVINGNNLDLIEIDAASNRGINEIRELREMVRYSPSKNKYKIFIIDEVHMLTVEAFNALLKTLEEPPKHVIFILATTEFHKLPLTIISRCQKFDFKVIPIEKLKTHLKDVCVKENIKVDNDIIEKIARRSGGYARDALSILGQILSLSENNEVNSDTASLILPKSDFESITHLVDDIISQKFDFAIKVLDSLVSDGVNLNYFTEELINYIRKVILVKMSGVSEKYLWDVDKNIEEKIIEQSQKLDLKIWYGILKEFFSVFNELNNDRFKQLPLEMAIVSIKNKFFDNADYESKVISFKKEEVIKPITKKQSFIESSIKESNDENDIVFKETKNNKNINIEDITKAWPQLLINLKDCNHSLSAFVKSGHPICLENNKLTIGFQFKFHLDRIMSFKQVIEDTLSGIVGTKVFIDGDIDKDYEENRKKIIKDIYTDTSMEDNNNLNNLLDNFGGELV, from the coding sequence ATGTCAAAAACTTTATATAGAAAATATAGACCAAATACATTCTCTGAGGTAATAGGTCAGGAACATATAAAAATAACTTTAGAAAATGAAATTCTAAATGACAAAATATCTCATGCTTATTTATTCTCTGGACCAAGAGGAATAGGAAAAACAACAATAGCAAGAATTTTAGCCAAATCTGTAAATTGCACAAATAGAAAAGATTTTGAACCATGTAATGAATGTGAAAATTGTATATCAGTCATAAATGGTAATAATTTGGATTTGATAGAAATAGATGCTGCTTCAAATAGAGGTATAAATGAAATAAGAGAGCTTCGTGAAATGGTGAGATATTCTCCCTCAAAAAATAAATATAAAATATTTATAATAGATGAGGTACATATGCTTACAGTAGAAGCTTTTAATGCACTACTAAAAACATTAGAAGAACCTCCAAAACATGTTATTTTTATTCTAGCTACAACAGAATTTCATAAACTACCACTAACTATAATATCAAGATGTCAAAAATTTGATTTCAAAGTAATACCTATTGAAAAATTAAAAACTCACTTAAAAGATGTTTGTGTAAAAGAAAATATAAAAGTAGATAATGATATAATAGAAAAAATAGCAAGGAGAAGTGGTGGTTATGCAAGAGATGCACTTTCAATACTTGGGCAAATTTTATCTCTTTCAGAAAACAATGAAGTAAATTCTGACACTGCTAGTTTGATATTGCCAAAATCAGATTTTGAATCTATTACCCATCTTGTCGATGATATAATTTCTCAAAAATTCGATTTTGCAATAAAGGTTTTAGATTCACTTGTCTCAGATGGAGTAAATTTGAATTATTTTACAGAAGAACTTATAAATTATATTAGAAAAGTAATACTTGTAAAAATGTCTGGAGTATCAGAAAAATATTTGTGGGATGTAGATAAAAATATAGAAGAAAAAATTATAGAACAATCTCAAAAATTAGATCTCAAAATTTGGTATGGAATATTAAAAGAATTTTTTTCTGTTTTTAATGAATTAAATAATGACAGATTTAAACAACTCCCACTTGAAATGGCAATAGTATCTATAAAAAATAAATTTTTTGATAATGCAGATTATGAATCAAAAGTTATAAGTTTTAAAAAAGAAGAAGTTATAAAACCTATCACAAAAAAACAATCTTTTATAGAATCAAGTATAAAGGAATCAAATGATGAAAATGATATTGTCTTCAAAGAAACAAAAAACAATAAAAATATAAATATAGAAGATATAACAAAAGCTTGGCCACAATTACTTATAAATTTAAAAGATTGTAATCATTCTCTATCAGCTTTTGTAAAGTCAGGACATCCTATATGTTTGGAAAATAATAAATTAACTATAGGATTTCAGTTCAAATTTCATTTGGATAGAATAATGAGCTTCAAACAAGTGATAGAGGATACACTTTCTGGTATAGTTGGTACAAAAGTTTTTATAGATGGAGATATAGATAAGGATTATGAAGAAAATCGCAAAAAAATAATAAAAGATATTTATACAGATACAAGCATGGAAGATAATAATAATTTAAATAATTTACTTGATAATTTTGGAGGGGAGCTTGTATAA
- a CDS encoding type IV secretion system DNA-binding domain-containing protein translates to MYLQIGDITISIYIFLIFLVLFFTIIFFIIKKINKSQIDNAFKLKLLKLRVPKFCSDDGKKENIQNFQQKTQERISVIENLYSTLGGMKAQRGINSIIGKRTDHFSLEVVLLDGLIYFYIGLPENSINFFKERIQSVYPDVEIEPVEDYNIFNPDGVVLGSSIRLKNHYIFPIKTYKKIELDPFDSITNSLTKLEIGDSAAIQIIARSSYKRWHKKSSRFTRKVSKTGDLLSARRLLGRGITMNLFFQFINLLLDVFKSESSKNAMKDPNQTPKLSQMEQETLKGIEEKNSKAGLDLNIRIIVSAKTEGTAKIYLDNISNSFSQYNMYEYGNSFFASKVNQNTLISDFIYRKFNDSQRIILNTEELASIYHLPLSSTSTPNISWLEAKKSGAPNNIPSVGISLGRNIYRDKETIIKIKEDDRSRHMYIIGKSGTGKSYYQVNMAIQDIKNGEGICVIDPHGDLIEEILKYIPKERIEDVILFDPSDTERPLGVNMLEFDTQDQKTFVINEMIKIFDKLYDLKATGGPMFEQYMRNAMLLVMEDPESGSTLLEIPRVLADEDFRKYKLSKCKDYLVRDFWEKQAQKAGGEAALANMVPYITSKLTPFITNDVMRPIISQQKSSFNFRKIIDEKKILLINLSKGKIGELNSSLIGMVFVGKILMSALSRVDTSEENRHNFYLYIDEFQNFITDSIAVILSEARKYKLNLVIAHQYITQLIEKGDERIKDAVFGNVGTFVSFRIGVKDAEIVAKQFAPIFSEYDLVNVPAYNAYIKLLIDNYNPPAFSMMTIKRDEPKEQFVKEIKELSRLKYGRDRVIIENEIKNRIMTIGGSISSDMDVA, encoded by the coding sequence ATGTATTTACAAATAGGTGATATCACAATTTCTATATATATTTTTTTAATCTTTTTGGTATTATTTTTTACTATAATATTTTTTATTATAAAAAAAATAAATAAATCTCAAATAGATAATGCATTTAAATTAAAATTATTGAAATTAAGAGTTCCTAAGTTTTGTTCAGATGATGGAAAAAAAGAAAATATACAAAATTTTCAACAAAAAACACAAGAAAGAATTTCGGTAATAGAAAATTTGTATAGTACCCTAGGTGGAATGAAGGCTCAGAGAGGTATAAATTCCATTATTGGTAAAAGAACTGATCATTTTTCATTGGAGGTTGTGCTTCTAGATGGACTTATATATTTTTATATTGGATTACCAGAGAATTCTATAAATTTTTTTAAAGAAAGAATACAGTCTGTTTATCCTGATGTAGAGATAGAACCAGTCGAAGATTATAATATTTTTAATCCAGATGGAGTTGTACTTGGTTCTTCTATAAGACTAAAGAATCATTACATATTTCCTATAAAGACTTATAAAAAAATAGAGCTCGATCCATTTGACTCTATAACAAACTCTCTTACAAAATTAGAAATAGGTGATTCAGCAGCTATTCAAATTATAGCAAGAAGTTCATATAAAAGATGGCACAAAAAAAGTAGTAGATTTACTAGAAAAGTTTCAAAGACAGGAGATTTGCTTTCCGCAAGAAGATTACTTGGAAGAGGAATTACTATGAATTTATTTTTTCAATTTATAAATTTGTTGCTTGATGTATTCAAGTCGGAATCATCAAAAAATGCGATGAAAGATCCAAATCAGACACCAAAATTATCTCAAATGGAACAAGAAACATTGAAAGGTATTGAGGAAAAAAATTCAAAAGCTGGATTGGATTTAAATATTAGAATAATAGTAAGTGCAAAAACTGAAGGTACGGCAAAAATATATTTAGATAATATTTCAAATTCTTTCAGTCAATACAATATGTATGAATATGGAAATTCTTTTTTTGCATCAAAAGTAAATCAAAATACATTAATATCTGATTTTATATACAGAAAATTTAATGATTCACAGAGAATCATATTAAATACAGAAGAATTAGCTAGTATATATCACCTTCCTTTGTCATCAACATCTACTCCAAACATATCTTGGCTTGAAGCAAAAAAATCAGGAGCTCCTAATAATATTCCAAGCGTAGGTATTTCACTTGGAAGAAATATATATAGAGATAAAGAAACTATTATAAAAATAAAAGAAGATGATAGAAGTAGGCATATGTATATAATTGGAAAGTCTGGTACGGGAAAATCTTATTATCAAGTTAATATGGCTATTCAAGATATAAAAAATGGTGAGGGTATTTGTGTTATAGATCCTCACGGAGATTTGATAGAAGAAATTTTGAAATATATACCAAAAGAAAGAATAGAAGATGTAATTCTTTTTGATCCATCTGACACAGAGAGACCACTTGGGGTAAACATGCTTGAATTTGACACGCAAGATCAGAAAACTTTTGTTATAAATGAAATGATAAAGATTTTTGATAAATTATATGATCTAAAGGCTACTGGTGGACCAATGTTTGAACAATATATGAGAAATGCAATGCTTCTTGTAATGGAGGATCCTGAATCAGGTTCTACACTTTTGGAAATTCCTAGAGTACTTGCTGATGAGGATTTTAGAAAATACAAATTATCAAAATGTAAAGATTATTTAGTAAGAGATTTTTGGGAAAAACAAGCACAAAAAGCAGGCGGAGAAGCAGCACTTGCAAATATGGTACCATATATTACTAGTAAACTTACACCATTTATTACAAACGATGTTATGCGTCCTATTATTTCTCAACAAAAAAGTTCATTTAATTTTAGAAAAATAATAGATGAAAAAAAGATTTTACTAATAAATCTTTCAAAAGGTAAAATTGGCGAACTTAATAGTAGTTTGATAGGTATGGTTTTTGTTGGAAAAATTTTAATGTCAGCACTTTCGAGAGTTGATACTTCTGAAGAAAATCGTCATAATTTTTATTTATATATAGATGAGTTCCAGAATTTTATTACAGATAGTATTGCTGTAATATTGTCTGAAGCTAGGAAATATAAATTAAATCTTGTTATAGCTCATCAGTACATAACGCAACTTATAGAAAAGGGCGATGAGAGAATAAAAGATGCTGTTTTTGGAAACGTAGGAACATTTGTGAGTTTTAGAATAGGTGTGAAAGATGCAGAAATTGTGGCAAAACAATTTGCTCCTATTTTTAGTGAATATGACCTTGTAAATGTTCCAGCTTATAATGCATATATAAAGCTTTTGATAGATAATTATAATCCACCTGCATTTTCTATGATGACTATAAAAAGAGATGAACCAAAAGAACAATTTGTTAAAGAAATAAAAGAATTATCAAGATTAAAATATGGAAGAGATAGAGTAATTATAGAAAATGAAATTAAAAATAGAATAATGACAATAGGTGGATCTATTTCAAGTGACATGGATGTTGCTTAA